One Thomasclavelia spiroformis DSM 1552 DNA window includes the following coding sequences:
- a CDS encoding aminotransferase class I/II-fold pyridoxal phosphate-dependent enzyme: MDLNKVINDTVKEIPPSGIRKFFDLATEMEGVISLGVGEPDFDTPWQIREAAIYSIEQGKTFYTANRGLSELRKEICRYQKRKFNLDYEYDKNCIVTVGGSEAIDLAFRAIINPGDEVILLQPSYVAYTPGVVLSGGKTVDIILKEENEFKLTPELLESAITPKTKAILLNYPSNPTGGFMTKEDYEKIVPIIKKHELIVITDEIYAELSYEQKFCSIASFDEIKDQVILVSGFSKAYAMTGWRLGYVLANEVIINAMNKIHQYVIMSAPTAAQYGAIEAMRYCDDEIEKMRKAYMLRRNYIVKAFNDMGLNTFTPQGAFYVFPCIKSTKMTSQQFCEELLKDQLVACVPGTAFGQAGEGFIRVSYAYSIEQIKEATTRIKKFLDKLDI; this comes from the coding sequence ATGGATTTAAATAAAGTTATTAATGATACTGTTAAAGAAATTCCCCCTAGTGGAATTCGTAAATTTTTTGATTTAGCTACTGAAATGGAAGGTGTTATTTCCCTTGGAGTAGGTGAACCTGACTTTGATACACCATGGCAAATTAGAGAAGCAGCTATTTATTCAATTGAACAAGGAAAAACTTTTTATACTGCTAATCGAGGTTTATCTGAGTTAAGAAAAGAAATATGTCGTTATCAAAAAAGAAAATTTAATTTAGATTATGAATATGATAAAAATTGTATTGTTACAGTTGGTGGATCTGAAGCTATTGATTTAGCTTTTAGAGCAATTATTAATCCTGGCGATGAGGTTATTTTGTTACAACCTAGTTATGTGGCTTATACACCTGGAGTTGTATTGTCTGGTGGTAAAACAGTTGATATTATTTTAAAAGAAGAAAATGAATTTAAATTAACACCTGAGCTTTTAGAAAGTGCTATTACACCTAAAACAAAAGCAATTTTATTAAACTATCCAAGTAATCCTACTGGTGGATTTATGACAAAAGAGGATTATGAGAAAATTGTCCCAATTATTAAAAAACATGAATTGATTGTAATAACAGATGAAATATATGCTGAATTATCTTATGAGCAAAAATTTTGTTCAATTGCATCTTTTGATGAAATAAAAGATCAAGTTATTTTAGTAAGTGGATTTTCTAAGGCTTATGCAATGACTGGTTGGCGTCTTGGATATGTTTTAGCTAACGAAGTTATTATTAATGCTATGAATAAAATACATCAATATGTAATTATGTCAGCACCAACTGCAGCTCAATATGGAGCAATAGAAGCAATGCGATATTGTGATGATGAGATAGAAAAAATGCGAAAAGCATATATGTTAAGACGTAATTATATTGTTAAAGCATTTAATGATATGGGGTTGAATACATTTACTCCACAAGGAGCTTTTTATGTTTTTCCATGTATTAAATCAACTAAAATGACTTCACAACAATTTTGTGAAGAGCTTTTAAAAGATCAATTGGTAGCTTGTGTACCAGGAACTGCTTTTGGTCAAGCAGGAGAAGGTTTTATTAGAGTTTCTTATGCATATTCTATTGAACAAATTAAAGAAGCAACTACAAGAATAAAAAAATTCTTAGATAAATTAGATATATAA
- a CDS encoding NEAT domain-containing protein, translated as MKKILKIVLVLMMAFGIQINQLKNINAKEVLPDGSYSVPVKLKNASNIANDSMASGALVENGILSVEEGKWYLIAEFKTLSLMGLKGNASNIKYYESDTSSSKYDAIILTYRNDSNGNQQVEKVKIPVAIDSSGVYIEMYVDAMMMTVDAYIAFSTTDIVVPTPDPVPEYTLEDGIYQVDSDVLKADKDEQSMAAQAVKGATVEATNNKLLVTLQMGFVSMMGQTAYIDNMEYQLSDGTYKAVDITARDSDGNVTELQFTLDKNTKLTNVKFYYMGSQRGSSARLSLGLDNPTLIEPETPSKFTQDGTYSVEVDLWNASKDQPSMAADAIDKTATVVVKDGIATMYITTKEMTLGTIKASLQELYIGSISGDYKSNPATIVNKESNGNPNMWSFTLPNEDELIDVVVNPHVAIMGNSDIAARLKVDYSTLKFISESTDNPEVPQTDDSSKTDINTSPVTSNDNVTATTDKNAISSVKTGDNVNVGLMGGLLISSFIAIRYIVRKKLCK; from the coding sequence ATGAAAAAAATATTAAAAATAGTACTTGTACTAATGATGGCCTTTGGTATACAAATTAATCAATTAAAAAATATTAATGCCAAAGAAGTTTTACCAGATGGATCGTATTCAGTTCCTGTAAAATTAAAAAATGCAAGTAATATAGCTAATGATTCAATGGCTTCGGGCGCGTTAGTAGAAAATGGAATTTTATCTGTAGAAGAAGGTAAATGGTATTTGATTGCTGAATTTAAAACATTAAGTTTAATGGGTTTAAAGGGAAATGCTTCAAATATCAAATATTATGAATCAGATACAAGTTCTTCAAAATATGATGCAATTATTTTAACTTATCGTAATGATAGTAATGGAAACCAACAAGTAGAGAAAGTAAAAATACCTGTTGCTATTGATAGCAGTGGGGTATATATTGAAATGTATGTTGATGCAATGATGATGACAGTAGATGCATATATTGCATTTAGTACTACTGATATTGTTGTACCTACTCCAGATCCAGTACCAGAATATACTTTAGAAGATGGAATTTATCAAGTAGATAGTGATGTTTTAAAAGCTGATAAAGATGAACAATCTATGGCTGCCCAAGCGGTTAAAGGGGCAACTGTAGAGGCAACTAATAATAAATTATTAGTTACTTTACAAATGGGATTTGTAAGTATGATGGGACAAACAGCATATATTGATAACATGGAATATCAGTTGTCAGATGGCACTTATAAAGCTGTAGATATTACAGCTAGAGATAGTGATGGAAATGTAACTGAATTACAATTTACATTAGACAAAAATACTAAATTGACAAATGTTAAGTTTTATTACATGGGTAGTCAAAGAGGATCATCAGCAAGATTATCTTTAGGATTAGATAACCCAACGTTAATTGAACCAGAAACACCAAGTAAATTCACTCAAGATGGAACATATAGTGTAGAAGTAGATTTATGGAATGCTAGTAAAGATCAACCATCAATGGCAGCAGATGCAATAGATAAAACAGCAACAGTGGTAGTAAAAGATGGAATAGCAACAATGTATATAACAACAAAAGAAATGACATTAGGAACAATTAAAGCAAGTTTACAAGAATTATATATTGGTTCAATAAGCGGTGATTATAAATCAAATCCAGCTACAATAGTAAACAAAGAAAGTAATGGTAATCCAAATATGTGGTCATTTACATTACCAAATGAAGATGAACTAATAGATGTAGTAGTAAATCCACATGTAGCAATCATGGGAAATAGTGATATAGCAGCACGACTTAAAGTAGATTATTCAACGTTAAAATTTATATCAGAATCTACGGATAATCCAGAAGTACCACAAACAGATGATAGTTCAAAAACAGATATTAATACATCACCAGTTACATCTAATGATAATGTAACTGCCACAACAGATAAAAATGCTATTTCATCTGTAAAAACTGGTGATAATGTAAATGTGGGGTTAATGGGAGGATTATTAATTTCATCATTTATTGCAATTAGATATATTGTAAGAAAAAAATTATGCAAATAA
- a CDS encoding lactonase family protein — translation MHTFYVSSFGKNTNKGIYIVHFDETSDELSIIQHIVTKDYPSYMVIKDNNLYITYKNANRSSDGGGLGSFAIYKDELIINNNFASNGRSYTHLCISDNSRYLFAANYQVGSTASYLLENGHIKEKIGAIHHIGLGPDLLKRQTGPHCHYVGISPDKEFVYAVDLGADKVIMYKYHDGKLEEDSNHNLNVVPGSGPRQMIFSNDGRFAYLLNEISNNIMVFKYTDKYLNLIQVLHITPRHFHGFSSASAIRLSKSGKHLFVSNRGHDSIALYRVNQETGKITLLYMVHTGKTPRDFNFISSKYLIVGAQDDDEIELFKFNEEKEELIRTAITLVIPSPVCIAVKEKKEK, via the coding sequence ATGCATACTTTTTATGTATCTAGCTTTGGTAAAAATACCAATAAAGGAATATATATTGTACACTTTGACGAAACTAGTGATGAACTTTCAATTATACAACATATAGTTACTAAAGATTATCCATCATATATGGTTATCAAAGATAATAACTTATATATTACTTACAAAAATGCTAATCGTTCTAGTGATGGCGGTGGTTTGGGAAGTTTTGCGATATATAAAGATGAATTAATCATTAATAATAATTTTGCATCTAACGGGCGCTCATACACACATTTATGCATTAGTGATAACTCGCGTTATCTTTTTGCCGCAAACTATCAGGTTGGTTCTACGGCTTCATATTTATTAGAAAACGGGCATATTAAAGAAAAGATTGGTGCAATTCATCATATTGGATTAGGACCTGATTTACTTAAAAGACAGACCGGGCCTCATTGTCATTATGTTGGAATTAGTCCTGATAAAGAGTTTGTTTATGCTGTTGATTTAGGAGCAGATAAAGTAATTATGTACAAATATCACGATGGTAAATTAGAAGAAGATAGTAATCATAATTTAAATGTCGTTCCAGGTTCAGGTCCACGACAAATGATTTTCTCTAACGATGGTCGCTTTGCTTATTTATTAAATGAAATTTCTAATAATATTATGGTGTTTAAATATACTGATAAATATCTTAATTTAATTCAAGTATTACATATTACACCTCGTCATTTTCATGGCTTTTCTAGCGCTAGTGCAATTCGTCTAAGCAAATCCGGTAAACATTTATTCGTTTCTAATCGCGGTCATGATAGTATTGCTTTATATCGTGTAAACCAAGAAACTGGAAAAATCACTTTGTTATACATGGTTCATACTGGTAAAACACCTAGAGATTTTAATTTCATTAGTTCTAAATATTTGATTGTTGGAGCACAAGATGATGATGAAATTGAATTATTTAAATTTAATGAGGAAAAAGAAGAATTAATACGAACTGCAATTACTTTAGTTATTCCTTCACCAGTATGCATTGCTGTTAAAGAGAAAAAAGAAAAATGA
- the isdE gene encoding heme ABC transporter substrate-binding protein IsdE, with the protein MLKRLKNSIFIIVIAAMMIGCVDQSGKTSSNQELKIVATSVAVTEILKELDVPASQVVGIPTTEAYSVPKRYKKATELGTAMAPDVEMLSTLKPDVILSPNSLESDLSSKYEKIGISSSFLNLKSVSGMFKGIEELGVLLNKEKQAEKMVNDFVNYMISFRDKYQNNASPRILILMGLPGGSYVVASESSYVGDLVKLAGGTNIYGDGNGQDFINVNVEDMLQQNPDIILRTSHAMPEQVIESFKKEFQENEIWSKFSAVQNNKVYDLDNNYFGMSANFNYQKGLEVLEGILYGTN; encoded by the coding sequence ATGTTAAAAAGGTTAAAAAATAGTATTTTTATAATCGTAATAGCTGCTATGATGATAGGTTGTGTTGATCAAAGTGGAAAAACTAGTAGTAACCAAGAGTTAAAAATTGTTGCAACTTCAGTGGCAGTAACAGAAATTCTGAAGGAATTAGATGTACCGGCTAGTCAAGTTGTAGGAATTCCTACAACTGAAGCATACTCAGTTCCTAAACGTTATAAAAAAGCAACTGAATTAGGTACAGCAATGGCACCAGATGTTGAAATGTTATCAACATTGAAACCTGATGTGATTTTAAGTCCTAATTCGTTAGAGAGTGATTTATCTAGTAAATACGAAAAAATTGGAATCAGTTCATCATTTTTAAATTTAAAAAGTGTTTCTGGAATGTTTAAGGGTATTGAAGAATTAGGGGTACTTTTAAATAAAGAAAAACAGGCAGAAAAAATGGTGAATGATTTTGTTAATTATATGATTTCTTTTCGTGATAAATATCAAAATAATGCTAGTCCAAGAATATTGATTTTGATGGGGCTTCCAGGCGGTAGTTATGTTGTTGCTAGTGAATCTAGTTATGTTGGTGATTTAGTTAAATTAGCGGGTGGAACAAATATTTATGGTGATGGAAATGGGCAGGATTTTATTAATGTTAATGTAGAGGATATGTTACAGCAAAATCCAGATATTATTTTAAGAACTAGTCATGCAATGCCTGAGCAAGTAATAGAAAGTTTTAAAAAAGAATTTCAAGAAAATGAAATTTGGAGTAAGTTTAGTGCGGTTCAAAATAATAAAGTTTATGATTTGGATAATAATTATTTTGGTATGAGTGCTAATTTTAATTATCAAAAGGGATTAGAAGTATTAGAAGGAATTTTATATGGAACAAATTAA
- a CDS encoding heme-binding Shp domain-containing protein → MQIKKVILTLVAILLVVTSYKPTFALDDGAYLIGRSTSYVNPLTGQTEDGGTNITLGESMVNNIVESNLLLEQINSKYYITIGIGLASNISNVKFKIMNNSGAFSNVSATKTGSSYANGDTVDHYRIQVNSLDVYISPMMYVNPMGRDVQFFIKLDTGSIISGTGVYNSQMIPTVTNSQTNSTTSSTNNYNSNTTNINENKTNENTNEQQSKENTSEQVPVTTVGTITKESLLQDIKGLSNYIIDSNGKVNTDKKLTVENLKNIASSTKNSTNNFGLIIGGIMILIIIAGGIFYVKKVKK, encoded by the coding sequence ATGCAAATAAAAAAAGTGATTTTAACTCTAGTTGCTATTTTATTAGTAGTAACTAGTTATAAACCTACTTTTGCCTTAGATGATGGAGCGTATCTAATAGGTCGCTCCACATCTTATGTTAATCCTCTAACTGGTCAAACTGAAGATGGTGGAACCAATATAACCCTAGGTGAAAGTATGGTTAATAATATTGTTGAAAGTAATCTTTTATTGGAACAAATAAATAGTAAATATTATATAACAATAGGGATTGGATTAGCTTCAAATATTTCAAATGTGAAATTTAAAATAATGAATAACAGTGGTGCTTTTAGTAATGTTAGTGCTACAAAAACGGGAAGTAGTTATGCAAATGGTGATACTGTTGACCATTATCGAATTCAAGTAAATTCATTGGATGTATATATTAGTCCAATGATGTATGTAAACCCAATGGGTAGAGATGTTCAATTTTTCATAAAATTGGATACAGGTTCTATAATCTCGGGGACAGGTGTTTATAATAGTCAAATGATACCAACGGTTACTAATTCGCAAACTAATTCTACAACTAGTTCAACTAATAATTATAATTCAAATACAACTAATATAAATGAAAACAAAACTAATGAAAATACAAACGAACAACAATCAAAAGAAAATACTAGTGAACAAGTTCCAGTAACAACTGTAGGAACAATAACAAAAGAAAGTTTGTTACAAGACATTAAAGGATTATCAAATTACATTATTGATAGTAATGGAAAAGTAAATACTGATAAAAAATTAACAGTTGAAAATTTAAAAAATATAGCTAGTAGTACTAAAAATAGTACTAATAATTTTGGATTAATTATTGGAGGAATCATGATATTAATTATCATAGCAGGAGGGATATTTTATGTTAAAAAGGTTAAAAAATAG
- a CDS encoding FecCD family ABC transporter permease, which produces MEQIKKHPKIFMIMLMVILFFGFFIAINLGSIKVSMVQLFKGLFVEYDVDVASVYNIRFPRIIIAMLVGGALALSGLLFQVVLKNPLADPGIIGISNGASLVSVIVGIFLPQFYAITPILSFLGGIITFTLIYSLSWKAGFKTTRIILIGVAINYTISALITLIQSSSSSIASSATGTISLYTWNDVKILVLYLLPIMLITLLMAKACNLFSLEERTLISLGINVNLYRFGLSLLAVLLCSISVVVVGVIGFIGLLVPHISRLLIGNDHKYLIPICILLGAITLLSADTLGRVIMAPYEISSAIIMAIVGGPLFIVLLKRSVDVNGS; this is translated from the coding sequence ATGGAACAAATTAAAAAACATCCTAAAATATTTATGATTATGTTAATGGTGATTTTATTTTTTGGTTTTTTTATTGCAATAAATTTAGGAAGTATTAAAGTATCAATGGTTCAATTATTTAAAGGATTATTTGTGGAATATGATGTAGATGTGGCAAGTGTTTATAATATTCGTTTTCCTCGAATTATAATTGCAATGTTAGTTGGTGGAGCTTTGGCTTTATCAGGTTTATTATTTCAAGTTGTTTTAAAAAATCCTTTAGCTGATCCTGGGATAATTGGTATTTCTAATGGTGCAAGTTTAGTAAGTGTAATAGTAGGAATATTTTTGCCACAATTTTATGCTATAACACCAATTTTATCATTTTTAGGTGGTATTATAACATTTACCTTGATTTATAGTTTATCATGGAAAGCTGGTTTTAAAACAACACGAATTATTTTAATAGGTGTAGCAATTAATTATACTATTAGCGCATTAATTACTTTGATTCAAAGTTCTAGTTCTTCTATTGCTAGTAGTGCAACTGGTACGATTTCTTTATATACATGGAATGATGTTAAGATTTTGGTACTTTATTTATTACCAATTATGCTTATTACATTATTGATGGCTAAAGCTTGTAATTTGTTTAGTTTAGAGGAACGAACATTAATTTCACTTGGAATCAATGTTAATTTGTATCGTTTTGGTTTATCTTTACTTGCAGTATTATTGTGCAGTATAAGTGTAGTTGTTGTAGGAGTCATTGGCTTTATTGGACTTTTAGTACCGCATATTTCGAGATTATTAATAGGAAACGACCATAAGTATTTAATTCCTATTTGTATATTACTAGGAGCAATTACATTATTAAGTGCCGATACTCTTGGTAGAGTTATCATGGCACCATATGAAATTTCATCAGCAATAATTATGGCGATAGTAGGAGGTCCATTATTTATTGTTTTATTGAAACGGAGCGTTGATGTAAATGGAAGTTAA
- a CDS encoding Lrp/AsnC family transcriptional regulator, with translation MDENLLLSLLHNNARMEVTDLAMALNESEDNVVETISQLEKDKIICGYHTIINWDRTNKHSVMALIQINVAPEREYGYDRIAKKIYAFPEVDTMYLLSGSFEFVAIVKGHTMQETARFVASKLAPLDGVTGTATMFVLKQYKNNGVIFDDDDKEPAERLLVTP, from the coding sequence ATGGATGAAAATTTATTATTATCGTTGCTGCATAATAATGCACGAATGGAAGTAACTGATTTGGCGATGGCATTAAATGAAAGTGAAGATAATGTTGTTGAAACAATTAGTCAGTTAGAAAAAGATAAAATAATTTGTGGTTATCATACGATTATTAATTGGGATCGTACTAATAAACATAGCGTTATGGCGTTGATACAAATCAATGTTGCTCCAGAAAGAGAATATGGTTATGATCGTATTGCTAAAAAAATTTATGCTTTTCCAGAGGTAGATACGATGTATTTACTTAGTGGTAGTTTTGAGTTTGTAGCAATTGTTAAAGGACATACAATGCAAGAAACGGCACGTTTTGTAGCATCTAAATTAGCACCTTTAGATGGAGTAACTGGAACTGCGACAATGTTTGTATTGAAACAATATAAAAATAATGGTGTTATTTTTGACGATGACGATAAAGAACCTGCAGAAAGGTTATTGGTGACACCATAA
- a CDS encoding helix-turn-helix transcriptional regulator, with product MGNKMYFVYKILSESKQPISGEVILRYLECCGYSMNIKTVYRLIDRLNEFYFLYTGKNLIKMIRGVGYIIENEFFNDGQLQLLMDSVNSNTNLDKNSAKELTDKLSLLSNVRQLERLNVEESNNESNYNSLLSLTTIIKAINNHKNIAFKYISYDVIDNKLLEVYHKNGNQNNETYIVSPYKLILNGNNYYLIGYFNKRKDSLSVYRVDRMRFVINHNSEYEDIRDQFDMEKEFDKNVNMYLSNEKIDLKIIFDKKVLKEVINQFGKDIFVCKRFDGRLEGLIKNVALSDGLVGWLMMLQTNIEVVLPLSLKEIVKKRLRLMLRMYGQKFE from the coding sequence ATGGGGAATAAAATGTATTTTGTATATAAAATTTTAAGCGAAAGTAAGCAACCGATTAGTGGGGAAGTAATTTTAAGATATTTAGAATGTTGTGGTTATAGTATGAATATTAAAACTGTTTATCGCTTGATTGATCGTTTAAATGAATTTTATTTTTTATATACGGGTAAGAATTTAATTAAAATGATTAGAGGGGTTGGTTACATTATTGAAAATGAATTTTTTAATGATGGTCAATTGCAATTATTAATGGACAGTGTTAACTCTAATACTAATTTAGATAAAAACTCTGCTAAAGAATTAACTGATAAATTATCATTATTAAGTAATGTAAGGCAACTTGAACGTTTAAATGTTGAAGAAAGTAATAATGAATCAAATTATAATTCATTATTAAGTCTTACAACAATTATTAAAGCAATCAATAATCATAAAAATATTGCCTTTAAGTATATAAGCTACGATGTTATTGATAATAAGTTATTGGAAGTTTATCATAAAAATGGAAATCAAAATAATGAAACGTACATAGTTTCACCATATAAATTAATTTTAAATGGAAATAATTATTATTTAATTGGTTATTTTAATAAACGTAAAGATAGTTTAAGTGTTTATCGTGTTGATCGCATGCGCTTTGTAATAAATCATAATAGTGAATATGAAGATATTAGAGATCAATTTGATATGGAAAAAGAATTTGATAAAAATGTAAATATGTATCTTAGTAATGAAAAAATTGATTTAAAAATTATTTTTGATAAAAAAGTTTTAAAAGAAGTCATTAATCAATTTGGAAAAGATATTTTTGTATGTAAAAGATTTGATGGTAGACTTGAAGGATTGATTAAAAATGTTGCCTTATCTGATGGATTAGTAGGTTGGCTGATGATGTTACAAACTAATATCGAGGTAGTATTACCGTTAAGTTTAAAAGAAATTGTTAAGAAAAGGTTAAGACTTATGTTAAGAATGTATGGACAGAAATTTGAGTAA
- a CDS encoding ABC transporter ATP-binding protein, whose product MEVKNIKFGYQNKPLINNLSISFKKHKITSIIGPNGSGKSTLLMLLSRIYKASEGKIILDNKNIWDYRNKDFAKKVAMVHQKNNIQGDLDVKTIVGYGRLPYLNYHQSLSSDDYKIIEHALEITKLKEYAHIPLINLSGGQQQRVWFAMALAQKTPILLLDEPTTYLDVKYQIEILNLIKKINIDYQMTIIMVHHDINQAINYSDEIIAMKDGRMLFQGKPNEVITSKSLKQLYDYDFNIIEYQNNKIVLNYQ is encoded by the coding sequence ATGGAAGTTAAAAATATAAAATTTGGATATCAAAATAAACCGCTAATAAATAATTTATCAATTAGTTTTAAGAAACATAAAATCACATCTATTATTGGACCCAATGGTAGTGGCAAATCTACTTTATTAATGTTATTAAGTCGTATTTATAAGGCTAGTGAAGGTAAAATTATATTAGATAACAAGAATATTTGGGATTATAGAAATAAAGATTTTGCTAAAAAAGTAGCTATGGTTCATCAAAAAAATAATATTCAAGGAGATTTGGATGTAAAAACAATTGTTGGATATGGACGTCTACCATATTTAAATTATCATCAAAGCCTTAGCAGTGATGATTATAAAATCATTGAACACGCATTAGAAATTACTAAGTTAAAAGAATATGCACACATTCCGTTAATTAATTTATCTGGTGGACAACAACAACGGGTTTGGTTTGCAATGGCATTAGCTCAAAAAACACCTATTTTATTGTTAGATGAACCAACGACTTATTTAGATGTAAAATACCAAATAGAAATACTTAATTTGATTAAAAAGATAAATATTGATTATCAAATGACAATTATCATGGTTCATCATGATATTAACCAAGCAATTAATTATAGTGATGAAATAATAGCGATGAAAGATGGCAGAATGTTATTTCAAGGAAAACCAAATGAAGTAATAACAAGTAAATCTCTAAAACAACTATATGATTATGATTTTAATATAATTGAGTATCAAAATAATAAAATTGTATTAAATTATCAATAA
- a CDS encoding AraC family transcriptional regulator: protein MINKTSSIEFKKYGSTYEEHMSVKDNNLICRKLNTSGRIISHMYCFSCPVYIELTEGIASILIGNSLEPDKLETFAIHHYLKIDANKYFNIIPLSQEIESYLITPANYNLRTEFLNPPYVYKPIVSKLQIEEILGYYYVIKSPNYRFKGEAHKHYELTYVDHGSLDTTVEGTTYTLNSYDLMLYGPNQFHTQQITKNKSCSYLTVIFNMDIIDDDAILNRIFHCDNELHNIFNKFVKASSNSLPYSKTLMLCYLQEIIILLTQYDSSGETKHISTGPMQHFQDGLLQEILDYMNSMITEPLTIEEICHKFSISRSSLQTLFRNNLEISPKNYMVQIKLKKSKELIRENKYTISEIAFMLGFSSIHYFSRTFKQHFNLTPSEYAKKLYK, encoded by the coding sequence ATGATTAATAAGACATCAAGTATTGAATTTAAAAAATATGGATCAACCTATGAAGAACATATGTCAGTTAAAGATAATAATTTAATATGTAGAAAATTAAATACATCTGGGAGAATTATTAGTCACATGTATTGTTTTTCTTGCCCGGTATATATTGAATTAACAGAAGGAATTGCTTCAATTTTAATTGGTAATAGTCTAGAACCGGATAAATTAGAAACTTTTGCAATTCATCACTATTTAAAAATTGATGCAAATAAATATTTTAATATTATTCCACTATCTCAAGAAATTGAAAGTTATTTAATAACTCCCGCAAATTATAATCTAAGAACTGAATTTTTAAATCCACCATATGTTTATAAACCAATTGTTTCCAAACTACAAATCGAAGAAATTCTAGGTTATTATTATGTAATTAAAAGTCCTAATTATCGTTTTAAAGGAGAAGCTCATAAACATTATGAATTAACATATGTTGATCACGGTAGTCTGGACACAACTGTAGAAGGAACAACGTATACTTTAAATAGTTATGATTTAATGTTATATGGGCCAAATCAATTTCATACTCAACAAATTACTAAAAATAAATCTTGTTCATATTTAACAGTAATATTTAATATGGATATTATTGATGATGATGCTATTTTAAATCGCATATTTCATTGTGATAATGAGCTGCATAACATTTTTAATAAATTTGTCAAAGCAAGTTCAAATTCATTGCCTTATTCAAAAACATTAATGCTTTGTTATTTACAAGAAATTATTATTTTACTCACACAATATGATTCATCGGGCGAAACAAAGCATATATCAACAGGTCCTATGCAACATTTTCAAGATGGCCTATTGCAAGAAATTCTAGATTATATGAATTCAATGATTACAGAACCTTTAACGATTGAAGAAATATGTCATAAATTTTCAATTTCACGTTCTTCTTTACAAACATTATTTAGAAATAACTTAGAAATTTCTCCAAAAAATTATATGGTTCAAATAAAATTAAAAAAGAGTAAAGAGCTTATTCGCGAAAACAAATATACAATTAGTGAAATTGCTTTTATGCTAGGATTTAGTTCAATTCATTATTTTTCTAGAACATTTAAACAACATTTCAATCTTACTCCTAGTGAATATGCAAAAAAATTATATAAATAA